One window of the Triticum dicoccoides isolate Atlit2015 ecotype Zavitan chromosome 3B, WEW_v2.0, whole genome shotgun sequence genome contains the following:
- the LOC119277765 gene encoding 3-phosphoinositide-dependent protein kinase 2-like has translation MAVGGDDDMERDFAARLRLAPSNPSASASSSATASPTAAGGGIAFRAPQEQFTAGDFELGKIYGVGSYSKVVRARKKDTGNVYALKIMDKKFITKENKISYVKMERIVLDQLDHPGVIRLFFTFQDTYSLYMALESCEGGELFDQIVQKGRLSEDEARFYAAEIVDILEYLHSVGLIHRDVKPENLLLTSDGHIKIADFGSVKPTVDTPIKVLPNSTNERACTFVGTAAYVPPEVLNSAPATFGNDLWALGCTLFQMLSGSSPFKDASEWLIFQRIIARDLRFPEFFSDEARDLIDKLLDVDPTKRPGAGPDGYASLKKHPFFRGIDWKNIRKTRAPKPAVEANANEDEDNQDSDWLSHMGSAHANQNVPVGNNGAASSSEVRSHVSKLASIDSFDSRWQDFLEPDESVVLISKLKKINKLSNKKVQLILTNKPQLICVDPAKMVTKGNISWSDDPSELNVQVANSSHFRISTPKKVFVFEDAKQRAWQWKNAIEDLQHCQKS, from the exons ATGGCTGTCGGCGGCGACGACGACATGGAGAGGGACTTCGCCGCCAGGCTGCGCCTCGCGCCCTCCAACCCCTCCGCCTCCGCTTCCTCCTCGGCCACGGCATcccccacggcggccggaggcgggaTCGCCTTCCGCGCGCCGCAGGAGCAGTTCACCGCCGGCGACTTCGAGCTCGGCAAGATCTACGGCGTCGGCTCCTACTCCAAG GTGGTGAGGGCCAGGAAGAAGGACACGGGCAACGTCTACGCGCTCAAGATCATGGACAAGAAGTTCATCACCAAGGAGAACAAGATCTCCTACGTCAAGATGGAGCGCATCGTGCTCGACCAGCTCGATCACCCGGGCGTCATCAGGCTCTTCTTCACCTTCCAGGACACCTACTCCCTCT ACATGGCACTGGAGTCCTGCGAAGGCGGGGAGTTGTTCGACCAAATCGTACAG AAAGGCCGCCTGTCCGAGGACGAGGCACGGTTTTATGCCGCTGAAATTGTTGACATTCTGGAGTATCTGCATAGCGTAGGCCTAATTCATCGGGATGTGAAG CCAGAAAATTTACTCCTTACTTCTGATGGACACATCAAGATTGCTGATTTTGGTAGCGTGAAGCCTACTGTGGACACTCCAATCAAAGTCCTCCCAAATTCAACTA ATGAGAGGGCCTGCACATTTGTCGGAACAGCTGCATATGTACCACCAGAGGTCCTGAACTCTGCCCCAGCAACTTTTGG AAATGACTTGTGGGCATTGGGGTGCAcgttgtttcaaatgctttctggCTCTTCGCCATTTAAGGATGCCAGTGAGTGGTTGATTTTCCAGCGAATTATTGCAAGGGATCTCAGATTTCCTGAGTTCTTTTCGGATGAAGCAAGAGATCTCATTGACAAGTTGCTG GATGTTGATCCAACCAAACGACCAGGTGCAGGACCTGATGGTTACGCTTCCTTGAAGAAACATCCTTTCTTCAGAGGTATTGACTGGAAAAATATAAGGAAGACGCGTGCACCAAAGCCCGCTGTGGAGGCAAAT GCAAATGAGGATGAGGATAATCAAGATTCAGATTGGTTGTCACACATGGGAAGTGCACATGCCAACCAAAATGTCCCTGTTGGGAATAATGGTGCTGCGTCATCTTCTGAAGTACGGTCCCATGTATCTAAATTAGCTTCCATCGACTCCTTCGACTCTAGATG GCAGGATTTCCTGGAGCCAGATGAATCTGTAGTGTTGATATCTAAGCTGAAGAAGATTAATAAGCTATCAAATAAGAAGGTCCAGCTAATCCTCACCAACAAACCTCAGTTGATCTGTGTTGACCCTGCAAAGATGGTGACCAAGGGGAATATTAGTTGGTCTGATGATCCAAGTGAACTCAATGTACAAGTAGCCAACTCCTCGCATTTTAGGATCTCCACG CCAAAAAAGGTGTTCGTATTTGAGGATGCAAAACAGCGTGCCTGGCAATGGAAGAATGCAATTGAAGACCTCCAGCACTGCCAAAAGAGCTGA